The following are from one region of the Haliaeetus albicilla chromosome 24, bHalAlb1.1, whole genome shotgun sequence genome:
- the QARS1 gene encoding glutamine--tRNA ligase, translating to MAAAGAMAAEEAEEALGLFTGIGLSEAKARETLRNGALSALLRRAVLQARSALGPALDKATGTLLYNAAARLRDPKHLGFLVGYIVRREILTDLQLSAALEYVRSHPLEPLDVADFERACGVGVCVTPEQIEEAVEAVIGEHRAELLAERYHFNMGLLMGEARSRLRWADGKTIKNEVDLQVLHLLGPKTEADLEKKPKAAKTRLAPVEKQKAAVVENGEVGTETRSLLEQLRGEALKFHKPGENYKTEGYVVTPNTMALLKQHLAITGGQVRTRFPPEPNGILHIGHAKAINFNFGYAKANGGVCFLRYDDTNPEKEEEKYFTAIREMVEWLGYQPYAVTHASDYFDQLYTWALELIRRGQAYVCHQKVEEIKGHNPPPSPWRDRPVEESLLLFEDMRKGKFGEGEATLRMKLVMEDGKMDPVAYRVKFTPHHRTGDKWCIYPTYDYTHCLCDSIEHITHSLCTKEFQARRSSYFWLCNALDVYCPVQWEYGRLNLLYTVVSKRKIIRLVETGAVRDWDDPRLFTLTALRRRGFPPEAINNFCARVGVTVAQATMEPHLLEACAREVLNEQAPRAMAVLEPLKVTITNFPAPKALEVLVPNFPADESRGFHKVPFQTTIYIEETDFREEVDKGYKRLAPGQPVGLRHAGYVIAIQNVIKDTSGRVIELEVTCTKSDMAEKPKAFIHWVSEPLVCEVRLYERLFLHKNPEDPSEVPGGFLSDLNPDSLRVVRNALVDSSVLSARPFDKFQFERLGYFSVDPDSEEGKMVFNRTVTLKEDPGKA from the exons atggcggcggcgggggccatggcggcggaggaggcggaggaggcgCTGGGGCTTTTTACCGGCATCGGCCTCAGCGAGGCCAAAGCACGCGAGACGCTGCGCAACGGGGCGCTCAGCGCGCTGCTCCGCCGGGCCGTGCTGCAG GCTCGGAGCGCGCTGGGGCCGGCCCTGGACAAAGCCACCGGGACCCTGTTGTACAACGCGGCCGCCCGCCTCAGGGACCCGAAGCACCTCGGCTTCCTCGTCGGTTACATCGTCCGCAGGGAGATCCTCACCGACCTGCAGCTCAGCG CCGCCCTAGAGTACGTGAGGAGCCACCCCCTGGAGCCCCTGGACGTGGCGGACTTCGAGCGGGCCTGCGGCGTGGGGGTGTGCGTCACCCCCGAGCAGATCGAGGAGGCG GTGGAGGCCGTGATCGGCGAGCACCGAGCAGAGCTGCTGGCGGAGCGCTACCACTTCAACATGGGGCTGCTGATGG GGGAGGCGCGGAGCCGGCTGCGGTGGGCGGACGGGAAGACCATCAAGAACGAGGTGGACCTGCAG gtgCTGCATTTGCTGGGGCCAAAGACAGAAGCTGACCTGGAAAAGAAGCCAAAG GCTGCAAAGACCCGGCTGGCCCCAGTGGAGAAGCAGAAGGCAGCTGTGGTGGAGAATG GTGAGGTGGGCACGGAGACACGGTCACTCCTGGAGCAGCTGCGGGGAGAAGCCCTGAAGTTCCACAAGCCCG gagaGAACTACAAGACGGAGGGCTATGTGGTGACGCCCAACACCATGGCTCTGCTGAAGCAGCACCTGGCAATCACGGGTGGGCAG gtGCGGACACGGTTCCCTCCTGAGCCCAATGGGATCCTGCACATCGGCCACGCCAAGGCCATCAACTTTAACTTTGGCTATGCCAAG GCCAACGGTGGCGTGTGCTTCCTGCGCTACGACGACACCAACCctgagaaggaggaggagaagtaCTTCACAGCCATCCGGGAGATGGTGGAGTGGCTGG gCTACCAGCCCTATGCAGTGACCCACGCATCAGATTACTTTGACCAGCTCTACACCTGGGCCCTGGAGCTCATCCGAAG GGGCCAGGCGTATGTCTGCCATCAGAAGGTCGAGGAGATCAAGGGCCACAACCCACCGCCCTCGCCGTGGCGGGACCGGCCCGTGGAAGAGTCCCTCCTGCTCTTTGAG GACATGCGAAAGGGCaagtttggggagggggaggcgaCGCTGCGGATGAAGCTGGTGATGGAGGACGGAAAGATGGACCCCGTCGCGTACCGTGTCAAATTCACTCCGCACCATCGCACCGGGGACAAGTG GTGCATCTACCCCACGTATGACTACACACACTGCCTCTGCGACTCCATCGAGCACATCACTCACTCCCTCTGCACCAAGGAGTTCCAGGCCAG GCGCTCCTCCTACTTCTGGCTGTGTAACGCGCTGGATGTCTACTGCCCTGTGCAGTGGGAGTATGGGCGCCTGAACCTGCTCTACACCGTCGTCTCCAAGAGGAAGATCATCCGTCTGGTGGAGACAGGTGCCGTGAG GGACTGGGATGACCCGCGGCTCTTCACGCTGACAGCCCTGCGCCGGCGAGGCTTCCCTCCCGAGGCCATCAACAACTTCTGTGCCCGG GTCGGTGTGACAGTGGCCCAGGCAACGATGGAGCCACATCTGCTGGAGGCATGTGCGCGGGAGGTGCTGAATGAGCAGGCCCCCCGGGCCATGGCCGTCCTGGAGCCCCTCAAGGTCACCATCACCAACTTCCCTGCCCCGAAG gcactcGAGGTCCTTGTGCCCAACTTTCCAGCTGATGAGAGCCGGGGTTTTCACAAAGTGCCCTTCCAGACCACCATCTACATTGAGGAGACAGATTTCAGGGAG GAGGTGGACAAGGGCTACAAGCGCCTGGCCCCTGGGCAGCCAGTGGGGCTGCGCCACGCTGGCTATGTCATCGCTATACAGAACGTCATCAAG GACACCAGTGGGCGCGTGATAGAGCTGGAGGTGACCTGCACCAAGTCAGACATGGCGGAGAAGCCCAAAGCCTTCATCCACTGGGTGTCGGAGCCGCTGGTGTGTGAAGTGCGGCTCTACGAGCGACT GTTTTTGCACAAAAATCCCGAGGACCCATCAGAGGTGCCTGGAGGCTTTCTGAGTGACCTCAACCCT GACTCCCTGCGTGTGGTCCGCAACGCCCTGGTCGACAGCTCTGTCCTCTCCGCCCGGCCCTTTGACAAATTCCAGTTTGAGCGGCTGGGCTACTTCTCCGTGGATCCCGATAGCGAGGAGGGGAAG aTGGTGTTCAACCGGACAGTGACGCTGAAGGAGGACCCCGGCAAGGCCTGA
- the LOC138681842 gene encoding skin secretory protein xP2-like, protein MLPPPPPPARGTGPRPANRSGQGVSPTQVEPIDSERDRPRPMERGSSAPAPRIGAQRAGPSGRPVASFKETGGGGGHVGGVAGGVAGGLPRPAPPVAHRPAALCRRPAAVARPDRHPCPAVSPAAPAAPAALSPLPCPRVCVPTSPSGPEDGPCDGPGGTHVPKGPYGGEVAAAAPARCGRGRRCPRRCTDPIPPVPPDRCPPQLPQPLAPPVQCPVCAGTG, encoded by the coding sequence atgctgccgccgccgccaccgcccgccCGGGGGACGGGGCCACGCCCAGCCAATCGGAGCGGGCAAGGCGTGTCGCCGACACAGGTCGAGCCAATCGACAGTGAGAGAGACCGGCCTCGGCCAATGGAACGGGGGAGCTCGGCGCCGGCTCCGCGAATAGGCGCGCAGCGGGCGGGGCCAAGCGGGCGGCCGGTTGCATCATTTAAAGAGACCGGAGGCGGTGGCGGCCACGTGGGGGGCGTGGCTGGGGGCGTGGCCGGGGGCcttccccgccccgcccctccggTCGCCCACCGCCCCGCGGCCCTTTGTCGTCGCCCGGCCGCCGTAGCCCGCCCCGACCGGCACCCGTGTCCCGCCGTGAGCCCGGCGGCTCCCGCAGCCCCGGCGGCGCTCTCGCCCCTCCCGTGTCcccgtgtgtgtgtccccacctcccccagcgGCCCCGAGGACGGTCCCTGCGATGGGCCCGGGGGGACACACGTACCCAAGGGCCCGTACGGGGGGGAGGTCGCGGCGGCTGCTCCAGCCCGGTGCGGGCGGGGCCGCCGCTGTCCCCGCCGCTGCACCGACCCCATACCCCCGGTTCCCCCAGACCGGTGtcccccacagctgccccagcccctggcCCCCCCAGTCCAATGTCCGGTGTGTGCGGGAACCGGCTAG
- the LOC138690864 gene encoding epidermal differentiation-specific protein-like, which produces MNRITVYEHANFEGLSREFTCDVPDLHELDFGDCIASLKVVGQPWIAYTDPKYEGEPHAFEEGEYPSVGRPNSFSALRLVHHDLGDPQITLYEQPNFQGACKVVTEETNLAYGYFNDRVASHIVQRGVWLLYQHPGRGGWHCLAWPGERLADYKLELNFQARLSHLRPLRPGRPLVSAHLLWEQKRVEAEREVLVDEIEGVNETESEQALAASSSREYGTTLWQSFHFSNATSLKAGLSFTLTVEASNIFTVQKGRSESSTRRERVEVQLPAKIPPRTALSIQVLRKEVTLSVPVLLTITQNEAVRTEMGEYRSVSGTNISARYSLKPLPAAGREQAATEGTEPVPGTGMDL; this is translated from the coding sequence ATGAACCGGATCACAGTGTACGAGCATGCCAACTTTGAGGGGCTGAGCCGGGAGTTCACCTGCGACGTGCCCGACCTGCACGAGCTGGATTTTGGGGACTGCATCGCCTCCCTGAAGGTAGTGGGGCAGCCCTGGATCGCCTACACGGACCCCAAGTACGAAGGGGAGCCGCACGCCTTTGAGGAGGGCGAGTACCCCTCCGTGGGGCGGCCCAACAGCTTCTCGGCGCTGCGTCTCGTGCACCATGACCTGGGGGACCCCCAGATCACCCTCTACGAGCAACCCAACTTCCAAGGCGCCTGCAAGGTGGTGACAGAGGAGACCAACTTGGCATATGGGTACTTCAATGACCGGGTGGCCTCTCACATAGTGCAGCGAGGGGTCTGGCTGCTCTACCAGCACCCCGGTCGTGGTGGCTGGCACTGCCTGGCATGGCCCGGCGAGCGTCTCGCTGACTACAAACTCGAGCTGAACTTCCAGGCTCGGCTGTCCCACCTGCGCCCACTGCGGCCCGGGCGGCCCCTGGTCTCGGCGCATCTCCTCTGGGAGCAGAAGCGGGTGGAGGCAGAGCGGGAGGTGCTGGTGGATGAGATCGAAGGGGTGAACGAGACGGAGTCAGAGCAGGCactggcagccagcagcagccgggAGTACGGCACCACGCTCTGGCAGAGCTTCCACTTCAGCAACGCCACCAGCCTCAAAGCCGGGCTCTCCTTCACGCTGACCGTGGAAGCCTCCAACATCTTTACAGTGCAGAAAGGGCGCAGTGAATCCAGCACCCGCCGGGAACGCGTGGAGGTGCAGCTGCCGGCTAAGATCCCCCCACGCACGGCGCTCAGCATCCAGGTCTTGCGGAAGGAGGTGACGCTTTCCGTCCCGGTCCTGCTCACCATCACCCAGAACGAAGCCGTTCGTACGGAGATGGGCGAGTACCGCAGCGTTTCGGGTACCAACATCAGTGCCCGCTATAGCTTGAagcctctgccagctgcaggcagggagcaagcagccaCTGAGGGGACGGAGCCGGTGCCCGGCACCGGGATGGATCTGTAA
- the SLC6A8 gene encoding sodium- and chloride-dependent creatine transporter 1, giving the protein MPPVPADTAAPQPPAAPRRDDAAAAAAAAPAGSEGRGEAEGAEPPAAGEERAVTAPLVGPPGPPKAAAPERETWTRQMDFIMSCVGFAVGLGNVWRFPYLCYKNGGGVFLIPYLLIVFVGGIPVFFLEVALGQFMKQGGIAAWNIAPLFKGLGLASMVIVFFCNSYYIMILVWGLFYLVHSLTDTLPWATCGHAWNTEQCAELFHLELCRNGSTNASAGTGPFNLSCADLANKRSPVIEFWENKVLRLSGDLSEPGEMNWQMILCLVTTWVIVYFCIWKGVKSTGKIVYFTALFPYVVLILLLVHGVTLPGALGGIVYYLKPDWSKLAEAQVWIDAGTQIFFSYAIGLGALTALGSYNRFHNNCYRDAYILAVINSSTSFFAGFVVFSVLGFMASEQGVDISKVAESGPGLAFIAYPKAVTLMPLSPLWATLFFFMLLVLGLDSQFVGVEGFITGILDLFPQPGAGSLRRELTAALCCLVCCLIDLSMVTQGGMYVFQLFDNYSASGITLLWQAFWECVVIAWVYGADRFMDDVARMIGYRPLPFMKWCWAVVTPLVCVGIFVFHVVNYKPLTYNKTYVYPWWGDAIGWVLALSSMLCIPCTVLYKLLRCKGSLRERWQLLTTPIWGHHHLEYLTPEAEAKLLAPEPPKEKATLFETVI; this is encoded by the exons ATGCCCCCCGTCCCCGCCGACACGGCCGCCCCgcagccgcccgccgccccgcgaCGCGAcgacgccgccgccgccgccgccgctgcccccgcGGGCTCCG AGGGCCGCGGGGAGGCGGAGGGCGCGGAGCCCCCCGCGGCGGGCGAGGAGCGGGCGGTGACGGCACCGCTGGTGGGACCCCCCGGGCCCCCGAAAGCGGCTGCCCCCGAGCGGGAGACCTGGACCCGGCAGATGGATTTCATCATGTCCTGCGTGGGTTTCGCCGTGGGGCTGGGCAACGTCTGGCGCTTCCCCTACCTGTGCTACAAGAACGGCGGAG GCGTCTTCCTCATCCCCTACCTGCTCATCGTCTTCGTGGGCGGCATCCCCGTCTTCTTCCTGGAGGTGGCCCTGGGGCAGTTCATGAAGCAGGGGGGCATCGCCGCCTGGAACATCGCCCCCCTCTTCAAGG GTCTGGGCCTGGCCTCCATGGTGATCGTCTTCTTCTGCAACTCCTACTACATCATGATCCTGGTGTGGGGTCTCTTCTACCTGGTGCACTCGCTGACGGACACCCTGCCCTGGGCCACCTGCGGCCACGCTTGGAACACGGAGCAGTGCGCCGAGCTCTTCCACCTCGAGCTCTGCCGCAATGGCAGCACCAACGCCAGCGCCGGCACTGGGCCCTTCAACCTCAGCTGCGCCGACCTGGCCAACAAGCGCTCGCCCGTCATTGAGTTTTGGGA GAACAAGGTGCTGCGGCTCTCAGGGGACCTCAGCGAGCCGGGGGAGATGAACTGGCAGATGATCCTCTGCTTGGTCACCACCTGGGTCATTGTCTACTTCTGCATCTGGAAGGGCGTCAAGTCGACCGGGAAG ATTGTCTACTTCACGGCACTCTTCCCCTACGTGGTCCTCATCCTGCTGCTGGTCCACGGAGTGACGCTGCCCGGGGCGCTGGGTGGCATCGTCTACTACCTGAAACCCGACTGGTCCAAGCTGGCCGAGGCGCAG GTCTGGATCGACGCCGGCACCCAGATCTTCTTCTCCTATGCCATCGGGCTGGGCGCCCTGACCGCGCTGGGCAGCTACAACCGCTTCCACAATAACTGCTATAG GGATGCCTACATCCTGGCCGTGATCAACAGCTCCACCAGCTTCTTTGCCGGCTTCGTCGTCTTCTCCGTGCTGGGCTTCATGGCCTCCGAGCAAGGCGTGGACATCTCCAAGGTGGCTGAGTCCG GCCCTGGGCTGGCTTTCATCGCCTACCCCAAAGCCGTGACGCTGATGCCCTTGTCCCCGCTCTGGGCCACGCTCTTCTTCTTCATGCTCCTCGTGCTGGGGCTGGACAGCCAG TTTGTCGGTGTGGAGGGTTTCATCACGGGCATCCTGGACCTGTTCCCCCAGCCGGGGGCTGGCTCGCTGCGCCGTGAGCTCACCGCTGCGCTCTGCTGCCTCGTCTGCTGCCTCATCGacctctccatggtcacgcag GGCGGCATGTACGTGTTCCAGCTCTTTGACAACTACTCGGCCAGCGGGATCACGCTGTTGTGGCAGGCTTTCTGGGAGTGTGTGGTCATTGCCTGGGTCTACG GCGCTGACCGCTTCATGGACGACGTGGCCCGCATGATCGGCTACCGGCCCCTGCCCTTCATGAAGTGGTGCTGGGCCGTGGTGACGCCGCTGGTCTGCGTG GGCATCTTTGTGTTCCATGTGGTGAACTACAAGCCGCTGACCTACAACAAGACGTACGTGTACCCGTGGTGGGGGGATGCCATCGGCTGGGTCCTGGCACTCTCCTCCATGCTCTGCATCCCCTGCACCGTCCTCTACAAGCTCCTGCGCTGCAAAGGCTCCTTGCGCGAG CGCTGGCAGCTCCTGACCACTCCGATCTGGGGCCACCACCACCTGGAGTACCTGACGCCCGAGGCAGAAGCCAAGCTGCTGGCCCCGGAGCCCCCCAAGGAGAAGGCGACGCTCTTCGAGACTGTGATCTGA